The window AAGCATTGGCCTATTCTTGTATTGGCCCTCTGCAAGACTTGATACGAAGCGTGTCGGTATCATCCCTAATGTGATACATGCCAACCTATGTTAATCAATGCTGATTGGCACTGTAGTCCTTGCCACTGTGTAAGTGTTATCATTATAAATTAATTCTAAATTTCTAATTGGTTTCCACCTTGGTGTAAAGAATTGTTGCTACTTCTTATTATGTGTTCAGAATTGAAAAAGAAAGCATTTCATGTTTCATTGTGATGACAAAGAAGAAATGAGACTGACTCACTCATATACTACCAATTGGGAAATTACAAGTGTATTGCAATGCTGCAAGTTGAAGTCCTTACATGTGCTTACAGTATTATACtttgttaaaataatatatcaatttgACAACTATGACTATTCTGGGCAGATGGGCAAATAGTTTTGAAGGATGCTTTCTGCTCAACTTAATGTCAACAGAGAAAAGTTGTGCTTGATTTCATACTTTTTTTGTCCTTTTGCAGAAGTATTACCTGATGTTCCTCCTCTGAGAAACATCGATGCAAAAGAAGATAGGTTGCTTTCTGAGTTTCAGAGAGAGTTGGCTGAGTTAGCAGCCGTCCTTAATGGCGACTATTTCTTGAGCAGCTTCAGCCATGAAACAAGCAAGCAAATGAAGGTCAGGGAGGCCAGTGCATATGTAAATGGAGCTGTTTCAAGATTTTTAGAAGCCGGAAAACAGGCCATGAGGTTAGGAGCCGATGGTTCAGCTATTGTAAATATGAGGTCATCTCTGACTCGTACAACCAGATCCCCATGACCGAAAAAAATTTCAATCGTATCAGTGTTTCTTCTGTATCATGCTCCCAATCTATACAAAGAATGGCCTGCATCTACTCAGGATTGTCTTCTAACTCAGTCAAGAGAAGAGATGGTCATGAGCGTCTTTCAGAGTGCATGCAACTATTTGttttatttgtgtgtgtgtgttccttTGATCTTGTGCTTGCAGTGCAAGTAAGTTGTCTTTGTTGAGATAGGTAAGAACCGAATGTAATGGTACAGACAAAACTCATATTGAGATAATCGTCGATTGCCTATTGTGCTAGTATGCAAATTGCATTCTCCTTTCATGCCTTCTAGTTTGAAGATGAAAAAGCATCAACAATCTTTAAAGAACTAAAAGTGTTGTTGTTGTCTGCTCAGAAGAGGTTTTTTCTCAAGCAACTTGATACAGAAAATCTATGCTTTATCGTGTACTTAAAACAACTTTGTGGTGAGGACAGATACTTTACAGATTAGAGTTGTGATGATATGATGTCAAGTTGTCAACAGTCATTACAAACAGCCAAACTGTGGCAACTTTTTCTTGTATATGATTACATGCATATCTATACAGAAATTAAGAATCTTGAGTTTCTACAGGATTCTGTTAGTTTCATTAGCAAAACcttatttagagaagaaaattgaAGTCCTTGCTAGTTTCATTGATGATTGTGATCAAATTGGTGAGATGAATTCTAGTTTACGATCAAATGGAGCATATGATTGTCGTGGAATTGAAGTTCTCCTTTTGGTGAGAAAAATGGAATTGGAAGTTTGTGTTGCTGATGCCCAAAGCTAATCACTATCTCTCTCTTTGTTGCAATTCAATAAATATTCAAGGATTATTTACAGGAGAAAGCACAAAGAACTGAGTACACATCAGCTCAAAATGTACAAGAACAAAAACTTGATCTCCTGTGAAAATGTTTGGAGTTTCCTATGAGTTGACTGAGGAGGTTGTCGTTCACCATCTGATGTTTGTCTTGAAAGGAGAATTTAATGACTGCAAACATGAATGGATGATGTTAATATAAGATGACCAAGACAACTATATGGCAGTAGAAACTatagatgagaattctgctaacctttgaagagaaaaagaagaatgcAGCTGTCACCTTCCTCACCCTTCTTTCTAGGATTTCTTAGTGAAAATTATAGTGAGGTTTCTCTTTTTCAATAAAAATGTAGGAGATAAAAGTGTTAAGAAGTTaaagtatattttaaaatattacaaattaatatcttaccttttaaataagattagacAGAGTTCCAGGAattcttgaaaattttcaaattgaCGTCTTAccttttaaataagattaaatagagTTATAGAGATTAAGGATTCGTatattttatttctataaatagaTGAAATTATAGATCTATCCAAGCATCAAGTATTCAAATTATAAAGCTAAAGTATAATAATCATTTAAAGATatgtaaatgttttttttttaagaaattcaatattgtttttcttttccgtcttgatttcttcttcttctatttgatttgattttgaaCTAGTAGTATCTTGTTACCACTATTTGAGAAAGAAATGTACTAACATATGATTCCTCTATTTCTtcgtagaagaagaaatttagaaaatattaatattatatgaaaatattcatttaaaaaatgatatgaacctcAAAAattatcatatggtaagataatgATCACGGGAAGAAGATAGATATGTAGATAGTATGTTCAACTTAGATCATATGATTATCCAATTTATAGCCCATAGAAATATGTTTCTATGATACACTAGCATGAACAtgaagaataaaaatgaatttgATCAAGGGGCACAAATCTTTAGGAAGCATCCACATTGTTGATAACATAGCaaatctttgttttcttcttgatgCAAAAAGTAAAAACATTAATTCAAATGCTAAGTCACTGATGTGTCAGAGTAGTTGACAAATATTTTCTAATTAATGTTGAAATTTTAATAGTAACAATTTGATGGACAGACAATTTATGAAGACAAGATTGGGAATCAACCATCCACTAAATCTTTTTGGTTCCAATCATGCATGCATTTTGATGGGGTAAAAAATAAGAAAGCAAATTGAGTTGATGGGTGGATGGGATGAAAAGAACAACAGAATAAATAGTAAACCTCATTGATTAATAGAATAAACCAATGATTtattctacttgaaaatgatcatATCGATTTAAATACAGTTTTTTGGGCTGTCCAAAAAACATTGATTGATAGAATTCTGCAGGCATATTATAAGCCAATAGTTGGTCTGCATTATCTTCCAAAGAAAAAGTTAAATGAGACATTAATTGCTTGTCATATGTTCTAGATATtatttttcttcaaaaaaaaattGTCCTTTCTTAAAGATATAATTTGGTGATCATGAATCACAATGACTCAAATTATTAGAAAAGGTCCAAATATAATCCTTAATATACTCTCAGCATTCATTGTTGAGGAGGTCTTTAGTTTCTTGGGGCAAATGTAGTCCTTTTTAAGTGAACTTGTTCATGGATCCTTGTAATGACTTCGGACCATAATGTAAGGTTTATTTACAAGAACAAAGCACAATATTTATGATTACATACTTTCTACATATATATTTGTTCAAGATGAAGAAAAATCTTGATGTTCCTGTGAAAGGTTGAACACATAGTATCCGAGTACAAATTTGCTTTTGTAGATTCAACCGCTTCTCTCCAAATGGCTGTGAATAGTTCATAGCAACATCATCTAATGTTTGTCTCCAAGACAATTTCACGAGTCTTCTTTCGCCTCCAACTGTGAAACATACAGAACATTAAAAAAGTATATTGTCAGCACCAAGATTCGTAATACTGTACCATATCGATATTTCGATTTGGGCTCGGTACCGATACGGTACAGTGTACcgaacactgtagcactgcaatACAGGTGCTACAGTGTACTGATGCACTGTATACTGTACTGTAACAGTACACTGTACTGCTACAGTACGGACCGGTACAAGACGGTCTGCATATCGTTgacctatcggatcggtacgtaccgcttaTATCGGGCGGTACGACAGACACTAGTCAGCACATGACAAATTAGAGGAAATTAAGATGGAGAAATAGAAACCACAGTTTACCTTTGAAAACAAAAATAAAGAATGCATGACCAAATTCTGAGGGTTGTCTTCTTCCTAATCCTTGGCTACATTAGTTCTTAGAGgacattatggttgttattctctTCCTTAAGGAAAGAGAACGAATCTGAAATAAGAGATTGAGTAGGTTAAATCAGTAAGAATTCATGTGAACAAAACTCCaatttatttatgattttaataaacattgatttttctttgttttatttttcatCCTATTATTTATGGATGATAATTTTCTTACTTCCTTCAGACTGCATAAatgcaatattaattttctattttTGTTACTGACAGTCTAATattaaaatgtaatcaaattTCACTTGTCCATACCAAAACATGCCTGCGGTGAACCAAAAGGCATCATCGATCGAATGCCACAGAATTAACTCAAAAAGAATCTGACAGTAACACAATCCATCGGTTTCATCACAAACACTATCCCCCTTGAAGAGGCAAGATTATGTAGAAAAGGTTCAGTTCCTTTCTCGGAACCACCATCGATGTTCACAACAACAATCTTCTCTAAATTGGAGATCTACTACACAAAGCAGCTTCTTCTCCTGTCATCCAAACACCACACTCCAGACGGTATAAAAGAtctgctcaggcatagttcaggcGAAATATGTCATTCAGCACGTAGAAGCTCCCCTGCGGCGTCGGCATCAGATGGAACATCTACAGATTATAATCAATACCACGGTCAGCAATAGGTCATTGATTAGGCAACAATgacaaacaataacaataatctaAACACTATCAGAATGAAAGGTGGTTTTAAGACTAGGCTCAACTGTATGAAGGATTCTTCAATAAGTTCATAGAGCCACTCAGGAATTCTAATATTTGCAGAGAAACATATTATAGAATTCCATGCAGTAGAATAAAAACCAACCAAGCCTATTACTAAATATTCAAATGCATAACACTTCCAAATAATAAGTCAAAGCAGCATAACAGAAAAAGGAAAGCAGGAAAAGAGAGCAAGAGGTAAAAACATGTTTGAACTACAGACACAGAAAATAATCAAATACAGTGGCATGCGACAAATTTGTCGTTGAAGAGAATTATTAACAGGTGCTTTTGTAGGTTTTATCGAGAATCAAGCACCTTCGTGTGAAACATGTATAAACTCCAACATCAAAAAGCATCCAGCATCCAATATAGTTATCAGATGGTAACTGCATATTGTCTACCTCTTTGGAATTGAACATAAATGGTCATTTAGACAGACGACCTCAAGCAGTTTGCGAAATTATATGATGTTAAAAGACCCATATTAATGCTGTTTTGAACACACCTGCCATTGGCCCCCACAAAAACAAACCTCAGTATGGTCATTCTTCATTCTTAACACAAGAGCTTACCGATGAATGAACACATCCCAGTTACTCGAAGATGTCTAATGACCAATATAGTTATAAATTAAATATCACACAAAGTTCATCATATGGTCTATAATAAATCAAGTCAAGGTGTGTTTCAAAGAATCTCTCTcacaaagatatgcatttgctctgGACATAGAACTTCTAAAATCAGTGACATGAATGGCTATAAAGACAATCTTACATTTACATTGCAGAGAATATATTTCAGATCTCAGACAAGTTAACACTAAGACGATTCAAACGTGTTGCAAAAATTACCCATACAAGTTAACACTAAGATGTCAGTCTGCCTTACAAGGTAATTGAGAACACATTTGCTTCTCAAATAATCATAATTGAGCAGAAGTATCTATAGAGCCTCCAGGATCTCGATCCCATATCTTGTTGCATCGGTGACGGATCATAAAGACTCAACTCCATAATTTTCTCTCGGTGTAAAGACCAGAAAAAGGTGCAAAAGGGATTAAATTTGGCAACCATTGGCCTACAATTGCGCGGACAAGAAAGAACCCTGGATCAGATCATCTTCATCGATCAAACCCTAGAACCATGGGCATGTTTACAAACTAGAAGCATTCGCTTATGTCACCAGATATAATCCAATAAAATCCATAAATTCGTCATGGACATTAGAACACTGAAAGAGAACGAATCATGACGAAAGTTAAAATGAAGCCTAGAATGTAGAGGGCGAGAGAGAAACCTGGCTGAACTTGAGGGGGTGTTGCTCGCCGCCGAGCTGGAGGGAGCCGCTGACGAAGACGAGCATGCCGCCTGAGGGTCCCGAGGGCTGGCAGTCGACGGTGGCGATGGCGTGGGCGCACTGCTGGAAGGGAAGGGAGGACAGTTTGGCGACGATAGCGGCGGCGCCCTGGATCTTGTCGCCCTCGAAGGTGAGCATGGAGGCGTCCTGGTAAAGCCCCCCGAGCGCCGCCCGGCTGCTGTCGAACGTCCGGTAGTAGTGCTCCACGAACGCCTTCGCCACCGCGTC of the Musa acuminata AAA Group cultivar baxijiao chromosome BXJ2-10, Cavendish_Baxijiao_AAA, whole genome shotgun sequence genome contains:
- the LOC135624656 gene encoding nuclear transport factor 2B-like; the encoded protein is MDPDAVAKAFVEHYYRTFDSSRAALGGLYQDASMLTFEGDKIQGAAAIVAKLSSLPFQQCAHAIATVDCQPSGPSGGMLVFVSGSLQLGGEQHPLKFSQMFHLMPTPQGSFYVLNDIFRLNYA